A window of Desulfuromonas soudanensis genomic DNA:
TCGCCGGACTCCCCGCTGCTGCTGAATCAACGATCCCGGCGCTTGCATCATGTCACGGTCAACCTTACCTTTCGGCAGTTGCTGCGCCGCTGCGCCATCCCCCACAACGAGCACGCCGGCCCCCGCATCCACGACCTGCGACACACCTTTGCCGTTCACAGGCTGCTGGCCTGGTATCGAGACGGGCAGGATGTAAACGCGCGGCTGCCTTGGCTGGCAACCTATCTGGGACATGTGGATATCCATTCCACCCAGGTCTACCTTCGGGCCACGCCGGAGCTGACCGAAGAGGTGGCCCGGCGCTTCCACGATTACTACCTCCAACAGATCCAAACCAACGGAGGACAGTCATGAAACAGTTGCTGGCCAAGTTCATGAAACCCTTCTTCAGCCACTACCTGCCGATCCAGAAAGGCCTCGCGACCAATACCCTGCTGGCGTACCGCGACGCGATCAAGCTGCTGTTGTGCTTTGCTGCGGACACCCTGCGCAAGAGCGCCGACGAGTTGAGCGTCGAAGAGATCGACGAAGCGCTTGTGTTGGCGTTCCTCGATCATCTTGAAAACGTTCGCGGCTGCACGCCGCGAACCCGTAATGCCCGATTGGCGGCCATCCGTGTCTTCTTCGGTTTCATCGCCCGAGAGGAGCCGGTCTTGCTGCTCCAGTGCCAGAGGATTCGCACCATCCCTCTGAAACGTACGCAGCACAAGACGGTCAAGTACATGGAGCAGGACGAGATGCAGGCGCTGCTCGATGCGGTGAATGTCAATGCACGCACCGCCGCGCGCGACAAGGCTTTGCTGCTCCTGCTCTACAACACCGGGGCTCGCGTCAGTGAAATTGTGGGCATCAAAATCCCAGATCTGCGCCTGCAGGGTGCCACCGCTCAGATCTCGCTTCTGGGCAAGGGTAAAAAGCACCGCAGCTGTCCGCTGTGGCCCGAAATGGCACAAGCCCTTCAGGCTTACCTCAAAGTTCGCAATCCCCATGATCCGGCCGCTGAGCAGCTCTTCCTCAACGCCAACGGAGTTCCCATCACCCGTTTCGGCATTCGCCAAATCCTGAGCAAATATGCGGCCTCAGCCCGGAATCAATGCCCATCGATGAGGAGCAGGGCCGTAAATCCACACACTATCAGGCATACCACGGCCATGCATCTGCTGCGGGCCGGCAACGATATCAATATGGTCAGTTATTGGTTGGGGCACGCCGACATCAACACCACGCATGTCTACGTCGAAATCGATATGGACATGAAACGGAGAATGCTCGAAAAAACAACAGCACCGGTCGTCAGCCACGACCTGCCATGGCAGAAGCCCGACGTCTTGCAGTGGCTCGCTGCGCTCGAAAAATCACCTAAATTATGTGCAGTAAAACCTTGATCTGGGGTAGAGAATGAGGGAGTGTCCAGAAATGAACTTCACATAAGTTCGCGCTTCACATAACATTACCATCTGCTGCTGGAGACACCCCGAGGGAACCTGTCGCAGATAATGCGGCACATCAACGGCGCCTATACCACCTACTTCAACGTCAAGCGTAAGCGGGCGGGACATCTCTTTCAGGGGCGTTACAAGGCGATCCTCGTTGATGCCGACGCCTATGCCGCGCAGCTTGCCCGCTACATTCACCTAAACCCGGTGCGGGCGGCGATGGTCCAAAAACCGCAAGACTATCCCTGGTCGAGCTACCTCTTCACTATCGGGCAAAGTCAGCCGCCGCCGTGGCTCGAGCGGCATTTCATCCTTGGCTATTTCGGAGGAAATGAGCAGGGCTATCGGGCCTTCGTGGAGGATCTGCCGGGGAAAGAGCATGTCAGTCCATTGCTCGGGACGACCGGTGCGACGATCCTGGGAGGGGACGCGTTCATCGCGGGGATCAGGACAGAGCATCTGGAAACGAAAAAGATAGACCGCGATGTTCCGGCGTTGAAGCAACTTCTTGGTCAGCCGGACCTCGACGCCATCGTCGAGAAGACCAGCGAGGTTTTCGGAGAGGGCAAAGGAGCGGCTAGGCAGGCGGCGCTTTACGTGTGCCATCGGTATAGCGGCGCCAAGCTCAAGGAAATCGGCTCCCGCTTTGAGGTAAGTGAGTCGGCGGTGACGCAGGCGAGTCGAAGGTTTGCTGCGAGGCTGGAGGAGGATGAGGAAGTCAATAGGGCCATAGGGCGGATGGTGACGGAGTTGAATTTGTCAAAAGTGTAGACGCGACCCCCTTGATTGATCCGACCCCATTGATCACTATTAGAAGGGTGGTTGAAGGCGATCGTTCTGGCCCCACCTCTTCCAATAATCGGCCAATTCCGCTACTCTAGCACCCATGGACACGACCCTTCTCCTTCTGCTCCTCGCCGCCGCACTGGCCCTCGTCGGCTTCGCCGGCCTGCTCTTGCCGGCCCTCCCCGGGATGCCGCTCATTTTCGCCGGGCTGCTGGTCGCCGCCTGGGCCGAGGATTTCGCCTATGTCGGCTGGCGGACGCTGACCGCCCTCGGCGGTCTTACCGTTCTTGGAATCCTCGCCGATTTTGTCGCCGGCTCCTTCGGTGCCCGCCACTTCGGCGCCTCGCGGCGGGCTGCGATCGGCGCGGCGGTGGGCGCCTTGGTCGGCCTCTTCTTCGGCATTGCCGGCGTGCTGCTCGGCCCCTTCGTCGGCGCCATCGTCTTCGAGTTTACCGTCCGCAGCGATCTGCGCGCTTCTGGGCGGGCGGGGGTCGGCGCGGCCCTCGGGCTGGCCCTCGGCGTCGCCGCCAAGATGGCGCTCGCCTTTGCCATGCTCGGCCTTTTCCTTGCCGTTCGCTTCCTGTAGCTCCGTAGACGTTTCCATGCGAACCGGAGCCTCCTCCAATGTACGGTGACCTTTTCGCCAAGAGTGAACGGGGTCGTCTCTCCACTCTTCACATCATGAAAAATGGAGTCAGACCCCCTGAGACGCACTCTGTCTCTTCTCAAGTCGATCTGAACATGGTCCGAGCTCGGGGGTAAGGCACGCTGAAGGGTGGGCTCGCGGCGGTTTCCACGGGAGCTTCATTCAACGTTTTTCGATTGAAGGGGACTTGAACGACAAAAAAGGCCCGAATCCATGCGGATTCGGGCTTCTGTGCTTTTGGGCGGATGGCGTCGGTCCCTAGTGTCCCGATTGGTTAATGCCGTCCATTAATTCTGGTCCTTTTGGCCGCTCCCTGCGTTGGGTCTCCTCGGCTTAAGCCCGGCTAGGCCTGCGTCGACCCGCCTTGGCAGCGACCAAAATACCTCAGAATTATCTGAATGGACTAACCAAACGGGACACTGATATGGCTGACAGTTGTCAATAGAAGAAACGCTCACTGCCCAACTGATTTTCAGCGGTTTTTCGTGCGTTATGTTCCAGGGCACTTGCAGGGGCGGAACCTGTATTGCGACGGCTAATCAGACTGATATTCGCGGGTTGGGTACCGCCAGACTTGTCTTCGTCGCGGAGCTGCCTCTCTCTAGTAACGTGAGTTCGGCCAAGGCCTTATCCAATAGTGTCCTCGAGGGTTCTCCTGACCGCGGTTGCGCCCCTGTAACTGCCCTGGAATGTTAGTTTTGCTTCAATATGCTTTCTCCAACAGGTTTTTGAGGTGATTGAGTTGTTTGTGGTTTGTTATGCCATGGCCGGGATTTCAACTTCATGGGCTATTGCCCACATAAAAGCACAGAGTTCTCGAGCTATAGCCGTCACGATCACCTGTTTGGATTTACCCTTCGCCAGCATACGTTTGTAGCGGGCACATAATCGGAGTTGAGCTTTCCAGGAGATATCGCAAATTGCTTGCGACAGGCCTTCTTGTCGTCTGCGTAACTCCCGACTGACCCGGGCAGGAAGGCGGTAAGCCCAGGAGGCTTCCACCAGGACCCGGCGCACATGTCCATTGCCTGCTTTGGTAATTGAACCTCGTTTCGTTGTCTCGCCACTGGAATGTTCCGATGGAACCAGTCCGAGATAGGACATCAGTTCAACGGGGCTCTTAAAGCGCTTCAAATCTCCTATTTCAGCAACGGTTGTGGCTGCGACAATCAAGGAGACGCCTCGCAGGGATTGGTAGGCTTTAGCTACCGGAAACATCCGCCACTGGGGCAAGAGTTGTTGAATCTGCTCAGTCAGCCGCTCCACCCGCCGAGTGCTTTCAGTAAGCGCGCCGACATATTCCTGAAGGGTAATCTGCTGGGCCGGATGAGGCATTTTGATTCCAGCGATCCAGCGCATATGTGCCTGGCTCCAGGGGGTTCGTCCACTGAATCGGTGACCGTGTCGAAGAAGAAATGCCAGAATGTGCTGCTTGGCTTTTTTCTCCGACGCCTTGGCATCCTCCCTTGATCGGGTAAGGTCCCGCATGGCTTCATCTTCGGTAAGAGGCACAAAAACGGGAGACAGTTCACCGGCTCGATGCAGGCGGGCAAGCATTTGGGCATCCCGGCGGTCATTCTTAATACGGTCGCCGCTTTTCTTGGGGATCTTTGAGGGCGCTACCACCACACAATCGAACCCCTGAAATGTAAGGTGTCGGTAAACATCATAGCCACAAGGGCCAGCTTCGTAGACGAAATGGAGTTCGCAGCCTCTCGAAACCAGTTTCCTAACAACCTTGTCGAGAGCAACCAAACTCCCGTCAATTTTCCCATAGTGTCGAATTTCGCCGGTGCGACCCTCCTCGGCGATAGCGATCTCAATGGAGTTTTTGTGGACGTCCAACCCGATAAACATGCTAGACTTCTTCATGACCTGCCTCCTTGATTTTGGCTCTGTGTTGGGGTTCAAGAGCTTCCAACATAACCCACGTTTGCAAGGGGCAGGTCTTTTTTTGTCTCTAACTGTCAGCCATTATGTCTAGAGAATCTGCAGCACGGCGCACTTGAGGTATTCGGTCTCGGGGCAGTTCAGCAGCACCGGATGGTCCCAGGCCTGGCCGCGCATCTCCACCAGGCGGGCGCTGCGTCCCGCCTGCGCCGCGCTCTTGCGCAGGGTGTCGAGGAAGAGTTCGCGGTCCATATGGTAGGAGCAGGAGCAGGTGAAGAGATAACCCCCCGGCTCGACCAGTTCCATGGCCCGGCGGTTGACGGTGAGATACCCCTTGACCGCTTCCGGAAGTTTTTTCTTGCTCTTGACGAAGGCGGGGGGATCGAGGATCACGGTCCCGAACTGCTCGCCGCTCCTGGTCATCTCCCGGAGGGCCTCGAAGGCGTCGATTCTGACGAAGGAGCAGACCTTCTCCAGTCCGTTGAGAGATGCGTTGAAACCGGCCAGAGCGACGGCTCCGGCAGAGATGTCGATCCCCTTGACTTCGGCGGCGCCGTAGCGCGCGGCGTGGACCGCCCAGCTCCCCGAATAGCAGAAGAGGTCGAGGACCTTGCGCCCTTCGACCCGGCCCTGAAGGGCGCGGTGGTTTTCCTTCTGGTCGAGAAAATGCCCGGTTTTCTGTCCCCCCGGCACGTCGACGGAAAACCGCAGTCCGTTTTCCTCGACGATCACCTCCTTCGGCATCTCGCCCAGGAGGAGTTCGATTCCCTGCGGCAGCCCTTCGAGCTCGCGCACCGCCACGTCGTTGCGGGCGACGATGGCCTGCGGCTGGAAAATCTGCTGCAGCGCCTCGACGATGGCGTCCCGGCGCTTCTCCATCCCCAGGGTGAGAAACTGCACCGAGAGGACGTCGCCGTAGCGGTCCACCACCAGGCCGGGGAGGGCGTCCCCCTCGCCGTGGACAATGCGCAGAGCCTCGGCCGATCCGTAGATTTTCTGGCGGTAGCTCAGCGCTTCGCCGATGCGATGGCGAAAGAATCCGGCGGTGTCGATGGATTCGCGTTTCCGGGAGAGGAGGCGGGCGGTGATGAGAGACAGGGGATTGTGATAGGCTGTGCCGAGAAATTCGCCGCCGGCGGCGTGGACCTCCACGGCGGCGCCGGGGACGGTCTCTCCCTCCATGCGGTCGATTTCGTTGCTGAAGACCCAGGGATGGCCGGCGCGCAGCCGGCGGTCATGCCCCGGACGGAGAATCAGCCGGGTCACGGGCAGCCGACGGGCTCGAAGAGGGCGTCGACGATGCGCCGGGCCTGGTCGGAGACGACGTGGTAGAAGACCTCCACCCCCTCGCGGCGCCCCTCGATGATCCCCTTGTTCTTGAGGAGGGCCAGATGCTGGGAGACGGTGGCCTGGGGGAGGCCGAGGCATTCCCAGATTTTTTTGACGTTGCAGGTCTGCGAGGTCAGTCCGGCGATGATCTTGAGTCGGACCGGGTGTCCGAGAACCTTGAGGATCTCCGCTTCCCGATCGTAATTCTGCATTTTGTTGAATTCCATTTTTCCCATGGTCATCTCCGGGTAACGTTGATTTTATGAATATATGGATATTATTGACGGGACCGGTTGTTGTCAAGAAGTAAGCGGCAATACCGACACTTTTTGCTCCCGGAGGACCACAATGGACTCGACTTCCCCGGCCGTAGAGATTAAGATTGTCCGGCACCAGGGAATGGGCCGGACTCCCGGCTCCCTCCGCCTCCAAATCACACCCCCAGGGATGGGTTCGATCATGGTTTTCACTGCTCTTCTCTTTTTCGCCGGGCTCCTCCTTCTCTACTACGGCGCCGAATATCTGGTCAGCGGCAGCAGCAGCCTGGCCCTTTCCTACGGCGTGCGCCCCCTGGTCGTCGGCATGACCGTCGTCGCCTTTGCCACCAGCATGCCCGAACTGATGGTGTCGCTTCTGGCGGCAATCGGCGGATCTTCCGATATCGCTGGCGGGAATATCATCGGCTCCAATATCGCCAACATCGGCCTGATCCTCGGAACGGCGGCCCTGA
This region includes:
- a CDS encoding tyrosine-type recombinase/integrase — protein: MKQLLAKFMKPFFSHYLPIQKGLATNTLLAYRDAIKLLLCFAADTLRKSADELSVEEIDEALVLAFLDHLENVRGCTPRTRNARLAAIRVFFGFIAREEPVLLLQCQRIRTIPLKRTQHKTVKYMEQDEMQALLDAVNVNARTAARDKALLLLLYNTGARVSEIVGIKIPDLRLQGATAQISLLGKGKKHRSCPLWPEMAQALQAYLKVRNPHDPAAEQLFLNANGVPITRFGIRQILSKYAASARNQCPSMRSRAVNPHTIRHTTAMHLLRAGNDINMVSYWLGHADINTTHVYVEIDMDMKRRMLEKTTAPVVSHDLPWQKPDVLQWLAALEKSPKLCAVKP
- a CDS encoding transposase — translated: MLETPRGNLSQIMRHINGAYTTYFNVKRKRAGHLFQGRYKAILVDADAYAAQLARYIHLNPVRAAMVQKPQDYPWSSYLFTIGQSQPPPWLERHFILGYFGGNEQGYRAFVEDLPGKEHVSPLLGTTGATILGGDAFIAGIRTEHLETKKIDRDVPALKQLLGQPDLDAIVEKTSEVFGEGKGAARQAALYVCHRYSGAKLKEIGSRFEVSESAVTQASRRFAARLEEDEEVNRAIGRMVTELNLSKV
- a CDS encoding DUF456 domain-containing protein, yielding MDTTLLLLLLAAALALVGFAGLLLPALPGMPLIFAGLLVAAWAEDFAYVGWRTLTALGGLTVLGILADFVAGSFGARHFGASRRAAIGAAVGALVGLFFGIAGVLLGPFVGAIVFEFTVRSDLRASGRAGVGAALGLALGVAAKMALAFAMLGLFLAVRFL
- a CDS encoding IS110 family transposase, coding for MKKSSMFIGLDVHKNSIEIAIAEEGRTGEIRHYGKIDGSLVALDKVVRKLVSRGCELHFVYEAGPCGYDVYRHLTFQGFDCVVVAPSKIPKKSGDRIKNDRRDAQMLARLHRAGELSPVFVPLTEDEAMRDLTRSREDAKASEKKAKQHILAFLLRHGHRFSGRTPWSQAHMRWIAGIKMPHPAQQITLQEYVGALTESTRRVERLTEQIQQLLPQWRMFPVAKAYQSLRGVSLIVAATTVAEIGDLKRFKSPVELMSYLGLVPSEHSSGETTKRGSITKAGNGHVRRVLVEASWAYRLPARVSRELRRRQEGLSQAICDISWKAQLRLCARYKRMLAKGKSKQVIVTAIARELCAFMWAIAHEVEIPAMA
- a CDS encoding class I SAM-dependent rRNA methyltransferase; amino-acid sequence: MTRLILRPGHDRRLRAGHPWVFSNEIDRMEGETVPGAAVEVHAAGGEFLGTAYHNPLSLITARLLSRKRESIDTAGFFRHRIGEALSYRQKIYGSAEALRIVHGEGDALPGLVVDRYGDVLSVQFLTLGMEKRRDAIVEALQQIFQPQAIVARNDVAVRELEGLPQGIELLLGEMPKEVIVEENGLRFSVDVPGGQKTGHFLDQKENHRALQGRVEGRKVLDLFCYSGSWAVHAARYGAAEVKGIDISAGAVALAGFNASLNGLEKVCSFVRIDAFEALREMTRSGEQFGTVILDPPAFVKSKKKLPEAVKGYLTVNRRAMELVEPGGYLFTCSCSYHMDRELFLDTLRKSAAQAGRSARLVEMRGQAWDHPVLLNCPETEYLKCAVLQIL
- a CDS encoding ArsR/SmtB family transcription factor; this translates as MEFNKMQNYDREAEILKVLGHPVRLKIIAGLTSQTCNVKKIWECLGLPQATVSQHLALLKNKGIIEGRREGVEVFYHVVSDQARRIVDALFEPVGCP